A window of the Candidatus Saganbacteria bacterium genome harbors these coding sequences:
- a CDS encoding nucleoside-diphosphate kinase (catalyzes the formation of nucleoside triphosphate from ATP and nucleoside diphosphate), with protein MVKPDAVSRGLVPEVEKRISVSGLHIIEGKQVNISLEKAKTLYAVHVGKSFYDGLLKFITSGPAYVMKIQGENAVLHLRSIMGATDPRSAESGTIRGDLKEENIFTEYGTMKNIIHGSDSVGNAKYELSIFFS; from the coding sequence ATGGTAAAGCCTGACGCAGTATCCCGCGGGCTTGTTCCAGAAGTCGAAAAAAGAATATCAGTTTCCGGCCTTCATATAATTGAAGGCAAGCAGGTTAATATCTCATTAGAAAAGGCTAAAACGCTTTATGCCGTTCATGTCGGCAAAAGTTTTTATGACGGGCTTCTAAAGTTCATCACATCAGGCCCGGCTTATGTTATGAAGATCCAAGGCGAGAACGCGGTCCTTCATCTTAGATCTATCATGGGAGCAACTGACCCTCGATCGGCCGAGTCAGGCACAATTCGAGGCGATCTAAAAGAAGAGAATATTTTTACGGAATACGGCACAATGAAAAATATAATTCACGGTTCCGATTCAGTTGGAAACGCAAAATATGAGCTCTCGATCTTTTTTAGCTAG
- a CDS encoding argininosuccinate synthase — protein MSEVKKVVLAYSGGLDTSVMIPWIKEHYNCEVIAYAADVGQESELKGLKEKAIKTGASKVYIEDLKDKFAKDFILPMLKSGAIYEGQYLLGTSIARPLIAKRQIEIAYKEKADAVAHGATGKGNDQVRFELAFKALNPNIKIIAPWREWEIKGREEAIDYARLHGIPIPVTKKKPYSSDRNLWHISYEGGALEDPFYEPKEDMFLLSVDPSKAPNKPEYVEIEFIKGEPVSLNGKKMPLVKLIQSLNILGGKHGVGRTDIVENRLVGMKSRGVYETPGGTILFAAHQALESITLDRDTTHLKQVIAIKYAELIYNGQWYTPIRKALDAFVNETQKNVTGLVRLKLFKGNCMVTGRRAKKSLYDPKIASFEKENVYNQKDAEGFINLFGLPIKIQAMMGKSGSK, from the coding sequence ATGTCTGAAGTAAAAAAAGTTGTCCTTGCTTACTCTGGCGGATTGGATACATCCGTCATGATCCCTTGGATCAAAGAACATTATAACTGCGAAGTAATAGCTTACGCCGCCGATGTCGGCCAGGAATCGGAGCTCAAAGGCTTAAAAGAAAAAGCGATCAAAACAGGAGCTTCAAAAGTCTATATCGAAGACCTAAAAGATAAATTCGCGAAAGACTTCATACTCCCAATGTTAAAATCCGGCGCTATATATGAAGGACAATATCTCTTAGGGACATCAATTGCCCGCCCATTGATCGCAAAACGCCAGATCGAGATCGCGTATAAAGAAAAAGCCGATGCAGTGGCTCACGGAGCGACAGGAAAAGGAAACGATCAGGTCCGTTTCGAGCTGGCTTTTAAAGCCCTTAACCCAAATATCAAGATAATAGCCCCTTGGAGAGAATGGGAAATAAAAGGCCGCGAAGAAGCGATCGATTACGCAAGGCTTCATGGAATCCCGATCCCTGTGACGAAGAAAAAACCATATTCATCCGACCGCAACCTTTGGCACATAAGCTATGAAGGCGGAGCGCTCGAAGATCCATTCTATGAACCGAAAGAAGATATGTTTTTATTATCCGTTGACCCATCAAAAGCGCCAAATAAGCCGGAATATGTAGAAATTGAGTTCATTAAAGGCGAGCCGGTTTCTTTGAACGGCAAAAAGATGCCGCTTGTAAAGCTCATTCAATCATTGAATATTTTGGGCGGCAAGCATGGGGTGGGCCGCACGGATATTGTTGAGAACCGATTGGTTGGCATGAAATCCCGCGGAGTTTATGAAACACCGGGTGGCACGATACTCTTCGCCGCCCATCAAGCTCTCGAATCGATAACCTTGGATCGAGATACAACGCATTTGAAGCAAGTCATAGCGATCAAATACGCGGAACTTATTTATAACGGACAATGGTATACGCCGATAAGAAAAGCATTGGACGCTTTTGTTAATGAAACGCAGAAAAATGTCACCGGTCTTGTCCGTCTTAAGCTATTTAAAGGCAATTGCATGGTAACAGGGCGCCGTGCCAAAAAGTCTCTATATGATCCAAAGATAGCTTCATTTGAAAAAGAAAATGTATACAACCAAAAAGACGCGGAAGGATTTATCAATCTTTTTGGCTTGCCGATCAAGATCCAAGCGATGATGGGAAAATCAGGGAGTAAATAA
- a CDS encoding ATP-binding protein, with protein sequence MITKRKYWLKLINKSWREKGVLWLAGVRRIGKTFLCQSIPDIEYFDCELPRIRRQMAEPQDFLNSVRGRIVLDEIHRLDNPSELLKIAADHYPDTKIIATGSSTLGASKKFKDTLSGRKRNLWLTPMVSADLSDFKNPNMKHRFLFGGLPPFFNSSALPEKDFQEWLDDYWAKDIQELFRLERKASFQKFVELVLARSGGLFEATSYSKPCEVSRTTIANYLKVLEATYVAHIVRPFSRHKTTEIISMPKVYAFDTGFICYYKGWYSLRDEDLGLLWEHFVLNEIQGVLQTRNIGYWRNKQGNEIDFILAERTGQPIAIECKWSAQNISLKNIAIFRDQYPEGKNFVIARDADRPQVRTIDGFSVKVTNLIDFIQELSRTKLSPNKF encoded by the coding sequence ATGATAACAAAAAGGAAGTACTGGCTAAAATTGATCAATAAAAGCTGGCGGGAAAAAGGCGTCCTTTGGCTGGCTGGCGTCAGGCGGATTGGAAAGACCTTTCTTTGCCAATCAATTCCCGACATTGAATATTTCGACTGTGAGCTTCCCAGAATTAGAAGACAGATGGCCGAGCCGCAAGACTTCTTAAACAGCGTCAGGGGGAGGATCGTCCTGGATGAAATTCACCGACTGGACAATCCTTCGGAATTATTAAAAATTGCCGCTGACCATTATCCGGATACAAAGATCATTGCGACAGGATCATCCACGCTTGGAGCTTCCAAAAAGTTTAAGGATACTCTTTCCGGACGCAAGAGAAATCTATGGCTCACTCCTATGGTCAGCGCTGACCTATCAGATTTTAAAAATCCAAATATGAAGCATCGCTTTCTTTTTGGCGGCCTGCCTCCTTTTTTCAATTCGTCAGCCCTGCCGGAAAAGGATTTTCAGGAATGGCTGGACGATTATTGGGCCAAAGATATTCAAGAATTATTCCGTTTGGAACGAAAAGCTTCGTTCCAAAAATTCGTCGAACTAGTGCTTGCCAGAAGCGGGGGCTTATTCGAGGCGACCAGTTATTCAAAACCCTGCGAGGTCAGCCGGACAACCATCGCAAATTATTTGAAGGTGCTCGAAGCAACTTATGTCGCTCATATTGTTAGGCCTTTCAGCCGCCATAAAACAACGGAAATTATTTCCATGCCCAAAGTCTATGCTTTTGACACAGGGTTTATTTGTTATTATAAAGGCTGGTATAGCTTAAGGGATGAAGATTTGGGATTGCTTTGGGAGCATTTTGTCCTAAATGAAATTCAGGGCGTCCTTCAAACCAGAAATATCGGCTATTGGAGGAACAAGCAAGGCAACGAAATTGATTTTATTCTTGCGGAGCGAACTGGTCAGCCGATCGCTATCGAATGCAAATGGTCGGCTCAAAATATCAGCTTAAAAAACATCGCCATTTTTCGCGATCAATATCCGGAAGGGAAAAACTTTGTCATAGCCAGGGACGCTGATCGGCCGCAGGTCAGAACAATTGACGGTTTTTCTGTCAAAGTAACCAATTTAATAGATTTCATCCAAGAATTGTCCCGAACCAAGCTCTCTCCAAATAAGTTTTAG
- the argH gene encoding argininosuccinate lyase has translation MASKKAWGGRFNLPLAKAAEQFSSSIQYDVRLYKQDIVQSIAYAETLQRAKVLTGAECKKIIRGLEEIMRNINSGKAKLTRENEDIHMNIEMLLIDKIGDVGKKLHTGRSRNDQVATDLRMYLKWEITETILQISRLQAALVDLAEENISVIMPGYTHLQRAQPVLFSHHMLAYFEMFRRDKDRLRDAHRRCDVLPLGSGALSGTNFDLDRSFLAKQLGFSKISDNSMDAISDRDFVIDFLSAASLCSMHLSRLSEEIIIWSSFEFNFIELSDAYSTGSSLMPQKKNPDMAELTRGKAGRIYGNLMSVLTLMKGLPLTYNRDMQEDKEALFDSIDTIKACLSVMTEMLKTMKINKELMVKAVKKGFLTATDLVYYLVRHDVPFRAAHDIVGKIINYCIESNMDLEYVSLSELKKFSDRFSYDVTRYLSAESSTESKDVHGGTAPKQVKEAIKRARNDLLHGKA, from the coding sequence ATGGCGTCAAAGAAAGCATGGGGCGGTAGGTTCAATCTTCCACTGGCCAAAGCCGCCGAACAGTTTTCGTCTTCTATCCAGTACGATGTTAGGCTTTATAAGCAGGATATCGTCCAAAGCATCGCGTATGCAGAGACGCTTCAGCGCGCGAAAGTATTGACCGGCGCCGAATGCAAGAAAATAATCCGCGGCCTTGAAGAAATAATGCGCAACATCAACAGCGGGAAAGCAAAACTTACCCGCGAGAACGAAGATATCCATATGAATATCGAAATGCTCCTGATCGATAAGATCGGTGATGTCGGAAAGAAGCTCCATACCGGGCGTTCGCGAAATGACCAGGTCGCAACAGACCTTCGCATGTATCTTAAATGGGAAATAACTGAAACTATCTTGCAAATTAGCCGCTTGCAGGCAGCATTGGTGGATCTTGCCGAAGAGAATATCTCTGTCATTATGCCGGGATATACGCATCTGCAAAGAGCCCAACCGGTCCTGTTCTCCCATCATATGCTGGCTTATTTTGAAATGTTCAGGCGAGACAAAGACCGTCTCCGCGATGCTCACCGCAGGTGCGATGTCCTGCCTCTGGGCAGCGGAGCGTTATCGGGAACTAATTTCGACCTTGACAGGAGTTTCCTGGCAAAACAGCTTGGATTTTCAAAAATATCGGATAATAGCATGGATGCGATATCCGACCGCGATTTCGTTATTGATTTTCTTTCGGCTGCATCGCTTTGCAGTATGCATCTGTCAAGATTGTCGGAAGAAATAATAATTTGGTCAAGCTTTGAATTTAATTTTATTGAACTATCGGATGCATATTCAACGGGATCGTCCCTTATGCCTCAAAAGAAAAATCCCGATATGGCGGAACTAACGAGAGGCAAGGCCGGAAGAATATATGGCAATTTAATGTCCGTTTTAACTCTTATGAAGGGCCTGCCCCTTACATACAACAGGGACATGCAGGAAGACAAAGAGGCCTTATTTGACTCGATTGATACCATAAAAGCCTGCCTCTCTGTCATGACCGAAATGTTAAAGACTATGAAGATCAATAAAGAGCTTATGGTTAAAGCGGTTAAAAAAGGGTTTTTAACGGCAACCGACCTCGTATATTATTTGGTAAGACATGATGTCCCGTTCAGGGCGGCCCATGATATTGTCGGCAAGATCATTAATTATTGCATCGAATCGAATATGGACCTGGAATATGTTTCATTGTCGGAGCTTAAGAAATTTTCAGACAGGTTCAGCTACGATGTTACCAGATATTTATCGGCTGAAAGCAGTACCGAATCCAAAGATGTTCACGGAGGCACCGCTCCCAAACAGGTGAAAGAGGCGATCAAGCGTGCTAGAAACGACCTTTTGCATGGTAAAGCCTGA
- the argF gene encoding ornithine carbamoyltransferase codes for MKDFISIHDLKTSEINEILALASDLKDKQKQKVKHEYLWAKSLAMIFEKPSTRTRVSFEIGMWQLGGLAINLDQEAIGLGIRESISDVAKTLSRFADGILIRTFEHSKVIELAAAADVPIINGLSDLLHPCQALADIMTIREKKTLDFARGKGLKIAYIGDGNNVCHSLMQVAAKVGVNMTVATPKGFEPNAEIAKLAFADAKANSVELDIVNDPVIAASNADVIYTDVWASMGQEKEKGARVKAFNKFQVNEQLVKVAKPDYIFMHCLPAHRGDEVTAGVIDSKNSVVFDQAENRLHAQKAILVKLLGGENV; via the coding sequence ATGAAGGACTTCATATCTATCCACGATCTTAAAACATCAGAAATCAATGAAATTCTGGCGCTTGCATCCGACCTCAAAGACAAGCAAAAACAAAAAGTTAAACACGAATATCTCTGGGCAAAGTCCCTCGCAATGATCTTCGAAAAACCATCGACCCGTACGAGAGTGTCATTTGAAATAGGCATGTGGCAGTTAGGAGGGCTTGCGATAAATCTTGACCAGGAAGCAATTGGGCTTGGGATCCGCGAATCGATATCCGACGTCGCAAAGACCCTTTCGCGTTTCGCCGACGGCATCTTAATTAGAACATTTGAACATTCCAAGGTAATAGAACTCGCAGCCGCGGCCGATGTGCCAATTATCAATGGTTTATCCGACCTTTTGCATCCATGCCAGGCCTTAGCCGATATCATGACTATCAGGGAGAAAAAAACCCTCGACTTCGCTCGGGGTAAAGGATTGAAAATTGCTTATATAGGTGATGGCAATAATGTTTGTCATTCTCTTATGCAAGTGGCCGCTAAAGTTGGTGTTAATATGACAGTCGCGACACCTAAAGGATTTGAGCCAAACGCAGAAATAGCAAAACTCGCTTTTGCAGACGCCAAAGCTAATAGTGTTGAACTTGATATCGTGAACGATCCAGTCATCGCCGCGTCAAATGCCGATGTCATTTACACCGATGTTTGGGCATCGATGGGGCAGGAAAAGGAAAAAGGGGCAAGGGTCAAGGCTTTTAATAAATTCCAAGTGAACGAACAGCTTGTCAAAGTTGCGAAACCCGACTATATCTTTATGCACTGCCTACCGGCTCATCGCGGAGATGAAGTGACGGCAGGAGTTATTGATTCCAAGAATTCTGTAGTATTTGATCAGGCCGAGAATAGGCTTCATGCCCAAAAGGCAATACTCGTTAAATTGTTGGGAGGGGAAAATGTCTGA